A stretch of Kyrpidia spormannii DNA encodes these proteins:
- the rpmF gene encoding 50S ribosomal protein L32, with product MAVPFRKTSKRRKRLRRTHYKLLVPGMIPCPQCGEPKLSHRVCPTCGYYKGRQVVEGK from the coding sequence GTGGCTGTTCCGTTTCGAAAAACGTCGAAAAGGCGTAAACGTTTGCGTCGGACGCATTATAAACTGTTGGTGCCGGGAATGATCCCTTGCCCGCAGTGTGGTGAGCCGAAGTTGTCCCATCGGGTTTGCCCGACTTGCGGTTATTATAAAGGGCGACAGGTGGTGGAAGGGAAGTAA
- a CDS encoding YceD family protein: protein MKLMLHDLRGRPEGMAVSGRVSVDEVARRDRSVAAVEPVQVELEAREISPGVFQVDGTLKTRVAYRCSRCLAEFWEPLETLFHERFVRLPTPAGEWDQEDDMTPIESDEVDLAPYVEQALILALPWRPLCRPQCRGLCPECGANLNEGPCGCSDRATDPRWEKLGELWKGISGSSGGSG, encoded by the coding sequence ATGAAGCTGATGTTGCACGACCTTCGGGGACGCCCCGAAGGGATGGCGGTAAGCGGCCGTGTTTCAGTGGATGAGGTGGCCCGTCGGGATCGCTCAGTTGCGGCGGTGGAACCCGTGCAGGTCGAGCTCGAGGCCCGGGAGATTTCCCCTGGGGTATTCCAAGTGGATGGAACCCTGAAAACGCGCGTGGCCTACCGGTGTTCCCGATGTTTGGCGGAGTTTTGGGAACCTCTCGAAACACTCTTTCACGAGCGCTTCGTGCGGCTACCGACGCCAGCCGGCGAGTGGGATCAAGAGGATGACATGACCCCCATTGAATCGGATGAGGTCGACCTCGCGCCTTATGTCGAGCAGGCTTTGATTCTGGCCCTGCCCTGGCGGCCGTTGTGTCGCCCGCAGTGTCGCGGGCTATGTCCGGAATGTGGGGCCAATCTGAACGAGGGACCCTGTGGTTGCTCGGACCGGGCGACAGACCCGCGTTGGGAGAAACTAGGGGAATTATGGAAGGGGATATCCGGGTCCTCCGGTGGTTCCGGATGA
- a CDS encoding SepM family pheromone-processing serine protease codes for MRRVFRRLWKNYKGWVLALAVLVVLALVPLPYYLFMPGSADPVEPVVTVQGGHKDERGKLLLTTVYSLPVSNVYLLAYGLVTGSEIEPKNRATFGLNDADYEALMKQMMEGSQNSAVVAALRYLGKPVQVVQKGVEVRGILPNSAAQGILHQGDVITAVDGRVVANQDQLVRDIKSRSPGKTVRLTVKRDNATLELTVPLIQLPGSTGQDAPQTGLGVQVVTVQKVESPVRVDFQTGNIGGPSAGLMFALEILNQLMPGDLTKGHIIAGTGTIDVDGRVGQIGGVEHKVVAAERAGAEVFFVPADIGPQDHNQRDAEAEARRIGAKMRIVPVHTLAEAVKFLQSLSVKPSSSNR; via the coding sequence ATGAGGCGGGTCTTCCGCAGGTTGTGGAAAAACTACAAGGGATGGGTGTTGGCTCTGGCGGTGCTGGTGGTGCTCGCCTTGGTCCCGCTGCCCTATTACTTGTTTATGCCGGGATCCGCCGACCCGGTGGAGCCTGTTGTCACCGTGCAAGGAGGCCACAAGGACGAGCGGGGAAAGCTGCTACTGACCACCGTATACTCGCTGCCGGTGAGCAATGTCTATCTCCTCGCCTACGGTTTGGTGACCGGGAGCGAAATTGAGCCGAAAAACCGGGCGACCTTTGGTTTGAATGATGCCGATTATGAAGCGTTGATGAAACAGATGATGGAGGGGTCTCAAAATAGCGCGGTGGTCGCCGCCCTCCGGTATCTCGGCAAACCCGTCCAGGTGGTGCAGAAGGGAGTTGAAGTGCGCGGGATTCTTCCCAATTCCGCAGCCCAGGGTATTCTCCACCAAGGGGACGTCATTACCGCTGTGGATGGCCGGGTGGTGGCAAACCAAGACCAATTGGTGCGGGACATAAAAAGTCGTTCTCCGGGAAAGACGGTCCGCCTCACCGTCAAGCGGGACAACGCTACTCTGGAGTTGACGGTCCCTTTGATCCAGCTGCCGGGCAGCACAGGGCAGGATGCCCCCCAGACGGGCCTCGGAGTTCAGGTGGTCACTGTACAGAAGGTGGAATCGCCCGTGCGGGTGGATTTTCAGACCGGGAATATCGGTGGACCTTCGGCGGGCCTGATGTTCGCCCTTGAAATTCTGAATCAGCTTATGCCCGGGGACTTGACAAAAGGGCATATTATTGCAGGAACCGGGACGATCGACGTCGATGGCCGAGTCGGTCAAATTGGAGGGGTCGAACACAAAGTGGTAGCCGCTGAACGGGCGGGAGCGGAGGTCTTTTTCGTTCCCGCCGACATTGGACCCCAGGACCACAATCAGCGAGACGCCGAGGCAGAAGCTCGGCGGATCGGCGCCAAGATGCGAATTGTTCCGGTCCACACGTTGGCTGAGGCCGTCAAGTTCTTGCAGTCGCTTTCGGTTAAGCCGTCAAGTTCTAACCGTTGA
- a CDS encoding patatin-like phospholipase family protein — MGRPRIGLALGAGSARGFAHIGVLQVLEEHRIPIDLMAGTSMGALVGSLYASGIGPGDLGKLACSLPRRSWVDPAVPKMGLVLGDKITEVIRFLTKGMALEQMSPPLWVVATDLEAGKRVVFRKGPAFRAVRASISIPGIFVPVVSEGRLLVDGGVIERVPVRTAREMGADVVVAVDVGKGQAGPVRHIFDVILQSIDIMERQIVDVRLPEADVVIQPDLGAIGSTAFSQAEVMIERGREAALQMIPRIRELIGSAGGEDGSTAEGA; from the coding sequence GTGGGAAGACCCAGGATCGGGCTGGCCCTGGGGGCGGGGAGTGCCCGGGGGTTCGCTCATATCGGAGTATTGCAAGTGCTGGAGGAGCATCGGATTCCCATCGATCTGATGGCGGGGACCAGTATGGGCGCTTTGGTCGGTTCTTTGTACGCCTCGGGGATCGGGCCCGGGGATCTCGGAAAGCTGGCGTGTTCACTCCCGCGCCGATCGTGGGTGGACCCGGCCGTCCCAAAGATGGGACTGGTTTTGGGGGATAAAATCACTGAGGTGATCCGGTTTCTAACCAAGGGGATGGCTTTGGAGCAGATGTCGCCGCCGTTATGGGTGGTGGCGACGGATCTGGAGGCGGGCAAGAGGGTGGTATTTCGGAAAGGCCCAGCCTTTCGGGCCGTTCGCGCAAGCATTTCGATTCCCGGAATCTTTGTTCCGGTGGTATCCGAAGGGCGCCTGTTGGTGGATGGAGGAGTGATTGAACGGGTGCCGGTGCGTACCGCCAGGGAAATGGGGGCGGATGTGGTGGTGGCCGTGGACGTGGGAAAGGGCCAAGCCGGGCCTGTCCGCCATATTTTCGATGTCATTCTTCAAAGTATCGACATCATGGAACGACAGATTGTGGACGTCCGCCTTCCCGAGGCGGATGTCGTTATTCAACCGGATCTGGGCGCGATCGGTTCCACGGCATTCAGCCAAGCTGAGGTGATGATCGAACGGGGGCGGGAGGCGGCTCTCCAAATGATCCCCCGGATTCGGGAGCTGATAGGCAGCGCGGGCGGGGAGGACGGATCGACGGCGGAGGGGGCGTGA
- the coaD gene encoding pantetheine-phosphate adenylyltransferase has translation MITAIYPGSFDPITMGHLDIIERGAQIFDAVVVAVLENPHKSALFAVEERKQLIERSVEGFDNVRVETFMGLLVDYLKQRGARVVIRGLRAVSDFEFELQNATMNRKLWPWAETFFMPTSTNYSYLSSSIVKEIAKYGGDVSGLVPPHVEEALRAKYRP, from the coding sequence ATGATCACAGCCATATATCCGGGAAGTTTTGATCCGATCACCATGGGGCACTTGGACATTATTGAACGCGGCGCCCAGATATTTGACGCCGTCGTGGTTGCAGTGTTAGAAAATCCGCACAAAAGTGCTCTATTCGCGGTTGAAGAAAGAAAGCAATTGATCGAACGGTCTGTCGAGGGATTCGATAACGTGCGGGTGGAGACCTTCATGGGCCTTTTGGTCGATTACCTCAAACAAAGGGGCGCCAGGGTGGTGATTCGGGGACTTCGAGCTGTTTCCGATTTTGAGTTCGAGCTGCAAAATGCCACCATGAACCGTAAGTTGTGGCCTTGGGCGGAAACATTTTTTATGCCGACAAGCACCAATTACTCTTATCTCAGTTCAAGTATTGTGAAAGAAATCGCGAAGTACGGCGGCGATGTGTCCGGCTTGGTGCCGCCCCACGTAGAGGAGGCGCTCCGGGCCAAATACCGGCCTTAG
- the rsmD gene encoding 16S rRNA (guanine(966)-N(2))-methyltransferase RsmD yields the protein MRVVAGELGGRPLAGVPGRGTRPTADRVKEAMFSILGGSLDGGWALDAFAGTGALGIEALSRGAERAVFIEKSPAALRVLRGNLKRLGLDARCRVLPMDVRVALHRLNALLPAAGVSGQAIAFRWVFFDPPYKMAGAVDLLGELDRLGLVETGAVAVVETSAQTAVPDKIGMWHHWKRSTYGDTALTFYRKESTE from the coding sequence ATGCGGGTCGTCGCCGGAGAGCTGGGTGGCCGCCCATTGGCTGGCGTGCCGGGCCGGGGGACGCGTCCCACCGCCGATCGGGTCAAAGAAGCGATGTTCAGTATCCTGGGCGGCAGCCTGGACGGGGGATGGGCGCTGGATGCCTTCGCCGGTACCGGAGCTCTTGGCATCGAGGCCCTGAGCCGGGGGGCGGAACGGGCCGTTTTCATCGAAAAATCCCCGGCGGCCCTCCGGGTTTTACGGGGCAACCTGAAACGCCTTGGGTTGGATGCGCGTTGCCGGGTTTTGCCGATGGACGTCCGGGTCGCCTTGCACAGGTTGAATGCCCTTTTGCCGGCTGCAGGAGTTTCGGGCCAGGCGATAGCGTTTCGCTGGGTGTTTTTTGATCCCCCATACAAAATGGCCGGGGCGGTGGATCTACTTGGGGAGTTGGACCGCCTGGGCTTGGTGGAAACGGGGGCTGTGGCCGTGGTGGAGACTTCCGCACAAACGGCGGTTCCAGATAAGATCGGGATGTGGCACCATTGGAAGCGATCGACCTATGGCGATACCGCCCTGACGTTTTATCGAAAGGAGTCGACAGAATGA
- a CDS encoding ATP-dependent DNA helicase RecG — protein sequence MEKDPRASQDPLARPVTFLPGVGPRRARALESLGIRSIGDLLYHYPFRYEDLRLRRPGEWEDGRRVAVEGTVAGKPRVSKGGRVPAVAVPMDVQGIRIHAVWFRQAYVLERLTRYQRWRLVGRWQAARRSLVVEHMEPVSEGGPHHSAHAGRIVPVYQTSGDLHAKWLRTWIASALKEAEPHLVDPLPWRWRAKLGLMDKAEALREIHFPRDWERLGRARERLVYEECLRFQLPLQYARWRQKSRRAPALRLTRREWEAFLAALPFSPTEGQRRVLREVAEEIAGHAPMRRLILGDVGSGKTVIAAAVLFAAAMSGGQGVLLAPTEILAEQHARTLSRWFAGFSFPVWLLTGGTGRAERTRYFADISAGRPGILVGTHAVLGDVPYSALRAAVCDEQQRFGVVQRMALLRPHESIHLLSMSATPIPRTLAMALFGDVDVSFLPVRAETLGRRVTRWLPLDREEEVVLELRRRLSRGERAYVVAPAIGRPGEQPESKKDVLSLFDWFREQLAGFAVGLLHGRMSSGEKERVMRAFAEGAVQALVATTVVEVGVDVPEATMMVIYHAERFGLSQLHQLRGRIGRSGQDAVCFVLTGPLTDIARQRIEAFQAVNDGYLLAKKDLELRGPGEWAGLAQSGWPDFALFDPIRDEIWMRRAKHHAHHLVQSREFWLLPEFASLRAGLAPLAVGEGVH from the coding sequence ATGGAGAAGGATCCCCGCGCTTCGCAGGATCCGCTCGCCCGGCCGGTCACGTTCTTGCCTGGCGTCGGCCCCCGGAGGGCCAGGGCTTTGGAGAGTTTGGGGATTCGGTCAATTGGCGATCTCCTTTATCATTATCCCTTTCGTTATGAGGATCTCCGTCTTCGCCGTCCTGGAGAGTGGGAAGACGGCCGCCGGGTGGCGGTGGAGGGGACTGTGGCGGGGAAGCCCCGGGTGAGCAAAGGTGGGCGGGTCCCGGCGGTGGCCGTGCCGATGGACGTTCAAGGAATTCGCATTCACGCGGTTTGGTTTCGTCAGGCCTATGTCCTTGAGCGGTTGACCCGTTATCAGCGATGGCGGTTAGTGGGCCGGTGGCAGGCCGCCCGGCGCAGCCTGGTGGTGGAACATATGGAGCCGGTATCCGAGGGCGGCCCTCATCATTCTGCCCATGCGGGCCGGATTGTGCCCGTGTACCAAACCAGCGGGGATCTCCATGCCAAGTGGCTGCGTACGTGGATCGCGTCAGCCTTGAAAGAAGCTGAGCCCCATCTCGTCGATCCTTTGCCGTGGCGCTGGAGGGCGAAGCTGGGGCTCATGGACAAAGCCGAGGCCCTGCGGGAGATTCACTTTCCCCGGGACTGGGAGAGACTTGGTCGGGCCCGGGAGAGATTGGTATATGAAGAATGTCTCAGGTTTCAGCTTCCGCTCCAGTACGCCCGGTGGAGACAAAAAAGCCGACGGGCCCCGGCCCTCAGATTGACCCGGAGGGAGTGGGAAGCCTTTTTGGCGGCTCTTCCGTTTTCTCCCACGGAAGGGCAGCGGCGGGTGTTGCGGGAGGTGGCGGAGGAGATCGCCGGACATGCGCCCATGCGCCGGCTCATCCTCGGCGACGTCGGTTCCGGGAAGACCGTGATCGCGGCTGCCGTTCTCTTTGCGGCGGCGATGAGCGGCGGACAAGGGGTATTGTTGGCTCCCACCGAAATTCTCGCTGAGCAACACGCCCGCACTTTGTCTCGTTGGTTCGCGGGCTTTTCTTTTCCAGTTTGGCTGTTAACAGGAGGGACCGGCCGCGCCGAACGCACCCGATATTTTGCCGATATTTCCGCCGGCCGCCCGGGGATCCTCGTGGGAACCCACGCGGTGCTCGGCGATGTCCCGTACTCCGCTCTTCGGGCAGCCGTGTGTGATGAACAACAGCGATTTGGGGTCGTGCAGCGGATGGCCCTGCTGCGGCCACACGAATCGATCCACCTGTTGTCGATGTCGGCAACGCCGATTCCGCGCACTTTGGCCATGGCCCTCTTTGGCGATGTCGACGTATCCTTTTTGCCTGTCCGCGCTGAAACCCTGGGCCGGCGCGTCACTCGGTGGCTGCCGCTGGACCGGGAAGAAGAGGTCGTCCTTGAACTGCGTCGTCGATTGAGTCGGGGTGAGCGGGCATACGTGGTGGCTCCGGCGATCGGAAGACCCGGGGAACAGCCGGAATCGAAAAAAGATGTCCTTTCTCTGTTTGACTGGTTTCGGGAACAATTGGCGGGGTTTGCTGTCGGCTTGTTGCACGGGCGCATGTCTTCCGGTGAAAAAGAACGGGTGATGCGGGCTTTTGCGGAGGGCGCTGTACAGGCTTTGGTGGCGACAACCGTCGTGGAGGTGGGCGTCGACGTTCCCGAGGCCACGATGATGGTGATTTATCACGCTGAACGATTTGGCCTTAGCCAGTTGCATCAGTTGCGCGGACGAATCGGCCGGTCGGGGCAGGATGCGGTATGTTTTGTCCTAACGGGGCCCCTGACGGACATCGCTCGTCAGCGGATCGAGGCCTTTCAAGCGGTGAATGATGGATACTTATTGGCCAAGAAAGATCTGGAGCTGCGGGGGCCGGGGGAGTGGGCGGGTCTGGCCCAGAGCGGTTGGCCAGATTTCGCACTTTTCGACCCGATTCGAGATGAAATCTGGATGCGCCGGGCCAAACACCATGCCCACCATCTTGTGCAGAGCCGAGAATTTTGGCTTTTGCCGGAGTTTGCCTCCCTGCGGGCGGGACTGGCACCCCTAGCGGTTGGTGAAGGGGTCCACTGA